The proteins below are encoded in one region of Natronococcus sp. CG52:
- a CDS encoding extracellular solute-binding protein, protein MTLNNRCCDGRGTSVNRRRFLQTTGAIGAAGIAGCTGLMGGSQQDGVEYWTLFTGGDGDAMEGMVTEINESDDHDDLHINRQRVPHGEYYDRLYTSLTGDEYPDVAVLHADMIREYEDLVTPLTDEIGSDPYVDEVAEAVVVDGEQLAAPLDTHPLGLYYNKEIFEEAGLDPEEPPSNYEEFEEAANAITENTDHWAVNIFEGGLVTMNFRMALSSLAGEPTPELDENFEPTFDNDEGLAVLQELHDWVHEREWMPEDGDVGDDAWNAGELGMDINGTWHVSPTRRNDFEFGMTEPAVMPNSEATFTNQSSHVLVIPKNEERDTERHEEAVETVRLLTQTYNDAWGYEAGHMPASLEALESDELRESDTWSDTLETFTAMIDDGRGVAPPATPNNTAYKQQLYQPIDDMRSGNLSPEEALDDAVEGIRETFE, encoded by the coding sequence ATGACACTGAATAACAGGTGTTGCGACGGTAGAGGTACCTCCGTAAACCGACGGCGGTTCCTGCAAACCACGGGTGCTATCGGAGCGGCCGGGATCGCTGGCTGTACCGGTCTCATGGGAGGCAGCCAGCAAGACGGCGTCGAGTACTGGACGCTCTTCACCGGCGGGGACGGCGATGCTATGGAGGGTATGGTGACCGAAATAAACGAGAGCGACGATCACGATGACCTCCACATCAATCGGCAGCGCGTTCCACACGGCGAGTACTACGATCGCCTCTATACGTCCTTGACGGGCGATGAGTATCCGGATGTGGCCGTCCTCCACGCGGATATGATCCGCGAGTACGAAGATCTGGTTACGCCGCTCACCGACGAAATCGGATCGGATCCGTACGTCGATGAAGTTGCGGAGGCCGTCGTCGTCGACGGAGAACAACTCGCCGCACCCCTCGATACCCACCCCCTCGGGCTGTACTATAACAAGGAGATATTCGAGGAAGCGGGACTCGATCCGGAGGAGCCGCCGAGCAACTACGAGGAGTTCGAGGAGGCTGCAAACGCCATCACCGAAAATACGGACCACTGGGCGGTGAATATCTTCGAGGGGGGGCTCGTAACGATGAACTTTCGGATGGCACTCTCCAGCTTGGCGGGTGAACCGACGCCGGAACTGGACGAAAACTTCGAGCCGACGTTCGATAACGACGAGGGACTCGCGGTTCTGCAAGAACTCCACGACTGGGTTCACGAGCGCGAATGGATGCCGGAGGACGGCGACGTGGGAGACGACGCGTGGAACGCCGGCGAGTTAGGAATGGACATCAACGGAACGTGGCACGTCAGTCCCACCCGCCGGAACGACTTCGAGTTCGGTATGACCGAGCCGGCGGTTATGCCGAATTCGGAGGCCACGTTCACTAACCAATCCAGCCACGTACTGGTCATACCGAAGAACGAGGAGCGAGATACCGAACGTCACGAGGAAGCGGTCGAAACGGTCCGCCTGCTGACTCAGACCTACAATGACGCTTGGGGGTACGAAGCCGGACACATGCCGGCCAGTTTGGAGGCCCTGGAAAGCGACGAACTCCGCGAGAGCGATACGTGGAGCGATACGCTGGAAACGTTCACCGCGATGATCGACGATGGTCGCGGCGTAGCGCCGCCCGCGACGCCGAACAATACCGCCTACAAACAGCAGCTGTATCAACCGATAGATGATATGCGAAGCGGCAATCTGAGCCCCGAAGAAGCCTTGGACGACGCCGTGGAAGGTATTCGGGAAACCTTCGAGTAG
- a CDS encoding family 43 glycosylhydrolase, whose translation MDRRRFLATTTIFGLTGCLETIAETETYENSVFEPTMADPSIIRYSADDGDVFYVYGTEDHWYHESDRHDTHGRQLIPIAKSRDLVEWEYVGEVFDTKPDWKEGGGLWAPDIAEYNDQFYLYYAYSEWGDENPAIGVATADHPAGPFDARGKLFDSEEIGVENSIDPFFMLEDGTPYLFWGSWYGIWGVELSDDGLEVAGEPFRIAADDHFEAPWIIERDGYYYFFGSNGSCCDGGRSTYHVVVGRSESFDGPYVNRNGDSIENYPGTTILEGGEAFLGPGHNAVIRDDDGDDWLVYHAYHADDVWINDTPRRALLIDRIRWEDGWPTIEDGVPSEEAGAPVVER comes from the coding sequence ATGGATCGGAGACGATTCTTAGCGACGACCACGATCTTCGGCCTTACGGGATGCCTCGAGACGATCGCCGAAACGGAAACGTACGAAAACTCGGTGTTCGAACCCACGATGGCCGACCCGTCGATCATCCGGTACTCGGCGGACGACGGCGACGTCTTCTACGTCTACGGCACCGAAGACCACTGGTATCACGAGTCGGATCGACACGATACGCACGGACGACAGCTGATTCCGATCGCCAAATCCCGCGACCTCGTCGAGTGGGAGTACGTCGGCGAAGTGTTCGACACGAAACCCGACTGGAAGGAGGGCGGCGGCCTCTGGGCACCCGATATCGCCGAGTACAACGACCAGTTCTACCTGTACTACGCCTACTCGGAGTGGGGCGACGAGAATCCGGCGATCGGCGTCGCCACCGCCGATCACCCCGCGGGGCCGTTCGACGCCCGCGGCAAATTGTTCGACAGCGAGGAAATCGGCGTCGAGAACTCCATCGATCCGTTCTTCATGCTCGAAGACGGGACGCCGTACCTCTTCTGGGGGAGCTGGTACGGTATCTGGGGCGTCGAACTCTCCGACGATGGTCTCGAGGTCGCCGGTGAACCGTTCCGTATCGCCGCCGACGATCACTTCGAAGCGCCGTGGATCATCGAGCGCGACGGCTACTACTACTTCTTCGGCTCGAACGGCTCCTGTTGTGACGGGGGGAGAAGCACCTACCACGTCGTCGTCGGTCGCTCCGAATCCTTCGACGGTCCGTACGTGAACCGAAACGGCGATTCGATCGAGAACTACCCGGGAACGACGATTCTCGAGGGTGGCGAGGCGTTTCTCGGTCCGGGGCACAACGCGGTCATCCGAGACGACGACGGCGACGACTGGCTCGTGTACCACGCGTATCACGCCGACGACGTCTGGATCAACGACACGCCGCGTCGGGCGCTACTGATCGATCGAATCCGGTGGGAGGACGGCTGGCCGACGATCGAAGACGGCGTTCCGAGCGAGGAGGCCGGCGCGCCGGTCGTCGAACGCTGA